From a region of the Methylocystis hirsuta genome:
- the hdeA gene encoding acid-activated periplasmic chaperone HdeA: MKPVYFIAAAALSFYATNGLADTKKPTSKWTCEDFLAVDDQFQPKVIYWSSAQSKKGKPLATDVDIEGTEKVIPMVIDDCKKAPQESFWSKLKGAWKKVETDAKSLGKKL; this comes from the coding sequence ATGAAGCCAGTTTATTTCATTGCCGCGGCCGCATTGTCTTTTTACGCGACGAACGGGCTCGCCGATACGAAGAAGCCGACGTCCAAGTGGACGTGCGAGGATTTCCTGGCGGTCGACGACCAATTTCAACCGAAGGTGATCTACTGGTCCTCTGCGCAGAGCAAGAAAGGGAAGCCGCTCGCAACGGACGTCGATATCGAAGGCACGGAGAAGGTCATTCCCATGGTCATCGACGACTGCAAGAAGGCGCCGCAAGAGTCCTTCTGGAGCAAGCTCAAGGGCGCTTGGAAAAAGGTCGAGACCGACGCAAAGTCGCTTGGCAAAAAGTTGTGA
- a CDS encoding lmo0937 family membrane protein encodes MLETIAVILVIMWLLGLVSSYTLGGFIHILLVIAIIVIILRVIQGRSIL; translated from the coding sequence ATGCTTGAAACGATCGCGGTCATCCTCGTCATCATGTGGCTGCTCGGGCTGGTTTCCTCCTATACGCTCGGCGGCTTCATTCACATTCTGCTTGTCATCGCAATCATCGTGATCATTCTGCGCGTCATTCAGGGCCGCAGCATTCTCTAG